DNA sequence from the Bacillus pumilus genome:
AAGTGCCATAATGTCAAAGGTCGCATTAACAGGATAGGATAGTTTCGTGGCCCATTCTGCTCCGAAGATACTTGCCATAAAATCGCTGTATCCTGGGATCGGAAGGTTGGCTAAAATGAGAAACAGTGAACCGACAATAATGAGAGGCATGGTTAAAACAATTCCGTCACGCAATGCTTGTAAATGTCTTTGAGCGGCAATCTTCCCTGCAAACGGCATGACCTTCTCTTCTAGAAATCGGTTGAATCCATTCATCCCTTCCGCCCCCTTTATCCGTTCACTAACTGTTCAGCAGATTTTAAAACCTCAGCCCCATTACATACGCCGTAATGCACGGTATTGATGACGTCGACTGGAATCCCTTTTTCTTCTCCGAGCTTTTTCATTTGTGGTAATAAATATCGAACCTGTGGTCCTAATAAAAGCACATCGGCTTGATCAATATGATTTTTTGCTGAATCTCCAGATACTGCCCAAATACGATAGTCTTTTCCTTGTTCTTGTGCGCTTTTCTCCATTTTTGTGACTAGTAAGCTTGTTGACATACCTGCTGCACAAACCAATAAGATGTTCATGTGTAAACGCCCCCTTTTGAAAGTGTGTAGCTTTTCTTTACACATTCATCATATTATGAAACCGCTTTCATAAACACCTATACTTTTTCCTTTAGGTAGCGGAAAAAGTTAAGATCACATTGTTAGCTCTTGTACGAAGGGGCCTTTTTATACATGATATCGAGCATGTCTTCAAATGTATCACAGGCGATGAGATGCTGAATGAATTTCACATTGTGCACAAGCTCGCCCAGCAGACGATACATCCCTTTTAAATCTTTGGCATTCTCTTTTTCGACACAAAGCAAGCAAACAAATTGAACTTTTTTCTCTCCCCATATGATCGGTTTTTCTAATGAACAGATCGCCCAAAATGTCTCTTCTGTCAGCGGCGTCATAGGGTGCGGAATGGCTGTATAATGCCCGAAGGATGTCGGTGCAGCCTCTTCTCTTTCCATCACAGAAGGTGTAAGTTCTGCTGGTGCTAATCCCATATCGATGACTTTTTTCGTGAGAAAAGTGATGACCTCTTCCTTTGTTTGAAAGGCGCGTTTTGTAAAGACCAATTCCTTTTTCATATATTGAGAGGCCAATGTCACCCTTGTTTCACTCGTCAGGGCTTCTTCAATTTTTAAAAAGTCGCCGCCTCCCAAAATGGTGTTCACTTGTATGACTGGAATCGGTAAATCCATCTGAATCGGGACCGTTGTAATAATCAAATCCATGGCATGTAAAGAGACATGCGGAAGCGAATAAAGCTCTGCTGTTCCTAAAATGGTCAGCTTAGTCCCAAATTGTGACCGCAGACGATCCTGAAGCAGTCTTGCACTCCCTGCACCAGATGCACAGACAATGAGACATCGCTTCGGCGGAATCTCCATTTTCCTCCGCTCTAAAGCCGCACCAAAATGAAGCGCCATATATCCGATTTCATTCTCATGAATACTCAGCCCCTCCTCTTCTTCAAGGACCCTGCTGGCGATAATTCCTGCTTCAAAGGCAAGTGGATACCCCGCCTTTATTTCATCAAGCATTGGATTTCTTAAGTTCATCCCATATTTACACCGGGTCATGGCTGGCTTTAAGTGCAGACTCAGCCCAATCATTAATTCCGCATCACCGGCTAAATCAAGCTGCAGCTTTTGATCAATGGCTTGGAGCATCAGCTGGACAAGACGGCTCGTGTCATCATCCACAATTTGTTTTTGAGCGCTCGATGAAAAGGACTGCACCATTTTGGCTGTTCCTAATAAATGAATGGCGATATAGACGATCTCTTCTTGCGGAAAAGAGACGTCCAGCAGTCCTTCAAGGCATTCCACCATTTTTTTAGCCACCTCGTATTCCTTTGCCCGTGGAATCTCATTGATTTCCTCTGGCAAAACAGATACATAGTTTCCGTGTCTAATTCGTTTGCAGGCAATCGCGACATGAACGATTAAATTATTCATGCAAATGTCTGATAGATTCATTCGTTCTTCATTGATATAATCAATGATTGTTTTCTGAATCAATTCCAGTTCATGTTTTGGCAAAATGGTGACTGCCGTGTTCAGCATCGTTTGGCAGGATCGGCGTTCACT
Encoded proteins:
- a CDS encoding PTS sugar transporter subunit IIB, which produces MNILLVCAAGMSTSLLVTKMEKSAQEQGKDYRIWAVSGDSAKNHIDQADVLLLGPQVRYLLPQMKKLGEEKGIPVDVINTVHYGVCNGAEVLKSAEQLVNG